The following are from one region of the Halogeometricum sp. S3BR5-2 genome:
- a CDS encoding geranylgeranyl reductase family protein has product MSTTHEYDVAVVGAGTAGCYAAATIAREGLDVVVVERKTAEEAGHIACGDALKGADAFPDAIPKEQIQPAFTNTDVDHGRFEIPQEDSVLEIPVPGELAVIDRWEYGRRLIDGAENAGAEFHYDTVVQDVTQDDDGRVTGVRAKRKGDVVEYEADVTVDGAGALSLLQDKADFSEATFDTNVSYSQFCSAYREVVEVDEPVEWSDALVFKPAEVAAGYIWYFPRTETTINAGLGFQMTEEPMKLVDDLKKDLRARPEFKNATVTDKLGAALPTRRPYDSAVADGFVAVGDSAGHVNPTTGGGIAGAAYAGKYAGEQAVRAIGEGDVSEAALWHYNERVMDHFGARYAGLDVYNILSTAIDVNGLTGLLARLPGEKLAEALYSGTTSFGPRLIAQTAKESYGFWEEIYQFYQTKNVADDLMSHYGRYPRRPGALDGWQTERDRLMEEAYAVTGADPKY; this is encoded by the coding sequence ATGAGCACGACCCACGAGTACGACGTCGCCGTCGTCGGCGCGGGCACGGCCGGGTGCTACGCCGCCGCGACCATCGCTCGCGAGGGCCTCGACGTCGTCGTCGTCGAACGGAAGACCGCCGAGGAGGCGGGCCACATCGCCTGCGGCGACGCGCTGAAGGGCGCCGACGCGTTCCCCGACGCCATCCCGAAAGAACAGATTCAGCCCGCGTTCACGAACACGGACGTCGACCACGGGCGCTTCGAGATTCCGCAGGAGGACTCCGTCCTCGAAATCCCGGTGCCGGGCGAACTCGCGGTCATCGACCGCTGGGAGTACGGCCGCCGCCTCATCGACGGCGCGGAGAACGCCGGCGCGGAGTTCCACTACGACACCGTGGTGCAGGACGTGACGCAGGACGACGACGGGCGGGTGACGGGCGTCCGCGCCAAGCGCAAGGGCGACGTCGTCGAGTACGAGGCCGACGTGACCGTCGACGGGGCGGGCGCGCTCTCCCTCCTCCAAGACAAGGCGGACTTCTCAGAGGCGACGTTCGACACGAACGTCTCCTACTCGCAGTTCTGCTCGGCCTACCGCGAGGTCGTCGAGGTGGACGAACCCGTCGAGTGGTCCGACGCCCTCGTGTTCAAACCCGCCGAGGTCGCCGCGGGCTACATCTGGTACTTCCCGCGGACGGAGACGACCATCAACGCCGGCCTCGGCTTCCAGATGACCGAGGAGCCGATGAAACTCGTCGACGACCTGAAGAAGGACCTCCGGGCGCGACCCGAGTTCAAGAACGCGACGGTGACGGACAAACTCGGCGCGGCCCTGCCGACGCGCCGCCCCTACGACTCCGCCGTCGCCGACGGCTTCGTCGCGGTCGGCGACTCGGCGGGGCACGTCAACCCCACCACCGGCGGCGGCATCGCCGGCGCCGCCTACGCCGGCAAGTACGCGGGCGAGCAGGCCGTCCGCGCCATCGGCGAGGGCGACGTGAGCGAGGCGGCACTCTGGCACTACAACGAGCGCGTGATGGACCACTTCGGCGCCCGCTACGCCGGCCTCGACGTGTACAACATCCTCTCGACGGCCATCGACGTGAACGGTCTCACGGGGCTTCTGGCCCGCCTGCCCGGCGAGAAACTCGCCGAGGCGCTCTACTCCGGGACCACCTCGTTCGGCCCCCGCCTCATCGCGCAGACCGCAAAGGAGTCCTACGGCTTCTGGGAGGAGATCTATCAGTTCTACCAGACGAAGAACGTCGCGGACGACCTGATGAGCCACTACGGCCGCTACCCGCGCCGACCGGGAGCGCTCGACGGCTGGCAGACCGAACGCGACCGTCTGATGGAGGAGGCGTACGCGGTCACCGGTGCCGACCCGAAGTACTGA
- a CDS encoding right-handed parallel beta-helix repeat-containing protein: MPTTRQVCAVAAALLVVTVAPAALLGAFSSDAVAQEAPTTIEECTTITEPGTYVLGEGLADDSADQETSLTANGSAVDACIVVASDGVQIDGDGVTLAGEEAPSETATETESATETETEAETEAATETEAGTEAETEAATETETEAGTEAATEAETETENATETVTEAATETEAGTEAENATETETETEAALQAQVDNQTTEGEGGTVTEAETETETEEETATEAETETDAENETATEAATTEETATAETETEADVTETEADATETEADATETEADATETEADATETETEDATETETEEETVEYDSTVGDGVVPPVTVGGETDGTTETVGIVVMAESGTVENVSISNVTVTNHYAGIVLVGADGASLTDVNASENSGLGVELFESTDSTVENLTADGNGVAGVVFAGGEGNAVRNATVNDTGADFEEADDETDQTETEVETETEAVTEEATETETEEETGEETVTEAETVTEAETETEEGTETENATATETEAALQAQVDNQTTEGEGGTVTEAETETEAAEETETEAETETEAETETSTEPAETETETAVATETEADDDATDDEENATNASGAFVYLGGTDNQVENSTASGDDWAAYLASGATESGGENVSVNGTTVTYTGEDVAIRAADETPEVPDDLTLVGSAVEVESVGDETSLTLGISYADADVDEENESLLSLYEFEDGEWIAVEDSVVQSENGTVEATFEDSTTVALLIESEEEETSEDEAEADDEDDYEPDYTDGADDDDSGDGDATAPGYTDDDRDVNAGDDDGDATAPGYTDDDEEDSAGDGADTSDEVTSDETAESEAETTDDAATESETATESDETTETETETETASEETTEAETETETASEEATEAETETETANEEATEAETETETASEETAETTESGTETATDDGL; encoded by the coding sequence ATGCCTACAACGAGACAGGTCTGTGCGGTCGCCGCGGCGTTGTTAGTCGTGACGGTCGCGCCGGCCGCCCTGCTCGGGGCCTTCTCGAGCGACGCCGTCGCTCAGGAGGCGCCGACGACGATAGAAGAGTGCACGACGATAACCGAACCGGGGACCTACGTGCTCGGCGAGGGACTCGCGGACGATTCGGCCGACCAGGAGACGTCGCTGACCGCCAACGGGTCGGCGGTGGACGCCTGTATCGTCGTCGCGAGCGACGGCGTGCAGATAGACGGCGACGGCGTGACGCTCGCCGGGGAAGAGGCGCCGAGCGAGACGGCGACGGAGACGGAGAGCGCCACGGAGACCGAAACCGAGGCTGAGACCGAGGCCGCCACCGAAACTGAGGCCGGAACGGAGGCGGAAACCGAGGCCGCCACCGAAACCGAGACTGAGGCGGGAACGGAGGCCGCTACCGAGGCCGAAACCGAGACCGAGAACGCGACGGAAACGGTCACCGAGGCTGCCACGGAGACTGAGGCCGGGACGGAAGCCGAGAACGCGACGGAGACGGAAACGGAGACCGAGGCCGCCCTTCAGGCGCAGGTCGACAACCAGACGACCGAGGGCGAGGGCGGTACCGTCACCGAGGCTGAGACCGAAACGGAGACCGAGGAAGAGACGGCGACGGAAGCGGAGACGGAGACGGACGCGGAGAACGAAACCGCGACCGAGGCGGCGACGACCGAAGAGACTGCGACGGCCGAGACGGAGACCGAAGCTGACGTCACCGAGACCGAAGCCGACGCCACCGAAACTGAAGCCGACGCCACCGAAACTGAAGCCGACGCCACCGAAACTGAAGCCGACGCCACCGAGACGGAAACTGAGGACGCGACCGAAACGGAAACCGAGGAGGAGACGGTCGAATACGACTCGACGGTCGGTGACGGCGTCGTCCCGCCCGTCACGGTCGGCGGCGAGACCGACGGAACCACGGAGACCGTCGGCATCGTCGTGATGGCGGAGAGCGGGACGGTCGAGAACGTCTCCATCAGCAACGTCACCGTGACGAACCACTACGCGGGCATCGTCCTCGTCGGCGCGGACGGCGCGTCGCTGACGGACGTGAACGCGAGCGAGAACTCGGGCCTCGGTGTCGAACTGTTCGAGAGCACCGACTCCACGGTCGAGAACCTGACCGCCGACGGCAACGGCGTGGCCGGCGTCGTGTTCGCCGGCGGCGAGGGTAACGCTGTCCGGAACGCGACCGTGAACGACACGGGCGCCGACTTCGAGGAAGCGGACGACGAAACCGACCAGACGGAAACTGAAGTCGAGACCGAGACGGAAGCGGTCACTGAAGAGGCGACTGAGACCGAAACTGAGGAAGAGACCGGAGAAGAGACGGTGACGGAAGCGGAGACTGTCACCGAGGCCGAGACCGAAACTGAGGAAGGGACCGAGACCGAGAACGCAACCGCCACGGAGACCGAGGCCGCCCTCCAGGCACAGGTCGACAACCAGACGACCGAGGGTGAGGGCGGTACCGTCACGGAGGCTGAGACCGAAACGGAAGCCGCGGAAGAGACGGAGACGGAAGCCGAAACGGAAACCGAAGCCGAGACCGAGACGTCGACCGAACCCGCCGAAACGGAGACGGAAACGGCCGTCGCCACGGAGACCGAGGCTGACGACGACGCGACTGACGACGAGGAGAACGCGACTAATGCGAGCGGCGCGTTCGTCTACCTCGGCGGCACCGACAACCAGGTCGAGAACTCGACGGCGAGCGGCGACGACTGGGCCGCGTACCTCGCCTCGGGTGCGACCGAGAGCGGCGGCGAGAACGTCTCCGTGAACGGGACGACCGTCACCTACACCGGAGAGGACGTCGCCATCCGCGCGGCCGACGAGACGCCCGAGGTCCCGGATGACCTGACGCTCGTCGGTTCGGCCGTCGAGGTCGAATCGGTCGGGGACGAGACGTCGCTGACGCTCGGCATCTCGTACGCCGACGCGGACGTCGACGAGGAGAACGAATCGCTCCTCTCGCTGTACGAGTTCGAGGACGGCGAGTGGATCGCAGTCGAGGACTCCGTCGTGCAGTCCGAGAACGGCACTGTCGAGGCCACGTTCGAGGACTCGACCACCGTCGCCCTCCTCATCGAGTCCGAGGAGGAGGAGACGAGCGAGGACGAGGCCGAAGCCGATGACGAAGACGACTACGAACCGGACTACACCGACGGTGCGGACGACGACGACAGCGGCGACGGCGACGCGACCGCCCCGGGTTACACCGACGACGACCGGGACGTCAACGCCGGAGACGACGACGGAGACGCGACCGCTCCGGGCTACACCGACGACGACGAGGAAGACAGCGCCGGGGACGGAGCCGACACGTCCGACGAGGTGACGAGCGACGAGACCGCCGAGTCGGAGGCCGAGACGACGGACGACGCGGCCACCGAATCGGAGACCGCGACGGAGAGCGACGAGACCACCGAGACGGAGACCGAAACGGAGACGGCGAGCGAGGAAACCACCGAAGCGGAGACTGAAACGGAGACGGCGAGCGAAGAAGCCACCGAAGCGGAGACCGAAACGGAAACGGCGAACGAAGAAGCCACCGAAGCGGAGACTGAAACGGAGACGGCGAGCGAGGAGACCGCCGAGACGACCGAGAGCGGTACCGAGACCGCGACCGACGACGGACTCTGA
- a CDS encoding Na+/H+ antiporter NhaC family protein: MTELTEDGGELRFRGGRLASAVPIAFFIVWAVVQSGVLGVGDTTGLVVGMLLGLIVGMFLVKGPWKDYADAIFDGMTERVAATAIVAWLWAGMFAETIQVGGFVDGLVWAADAVSVGPSLFPALTFLLAALLATGIGTGYGTAIAFTALVFPAGVALGADPVLLFGAILSGAVFGDNLAPVSDTTIVSAVTQDADIGGVVASRLKYALIAAALAFVAYLVAGAAMTGQPVDAGAVGDGASALGLVHLVSIAVVIATAVAGRHIIEAVSWGLLLSAVLNVVLGLAPVSAMLAFEASQESGLVQAVDALPILGAFVVPVAPGETAVAGSLYAGALGFFPLIVLVLLIVAGAQVMQRGGAFDAILTFLLDSVATTVRRAETTMVLGTALVNAMITINTAAEIAIAPYIRTLGRRFNINGYRRANILDANTSALGYIFPWGGGLLAGYTSMQGLPQEYEWFTQAMVVNPASVWPYVFHGWFLVGVFLFAAWTGYGLEYVPDRVSEEVKRV; encoded by the coding sequence ATGACTGAACTGACCGAGGACGGCGGCGAGTTGCGGTTCCGCGGGGGCCGCCTCGCCAGCGCCGTTCCCATCGCGTTCTTCATCGTCTGGGCCGTCGTCCAGAGCGGAGTGCTCGGCGTCGGCGACACGACCGGACTCGTCGTCGGGATGCTCCTCGGCCTCATCGTCGGCATGTTCCTCGTGAAGGGGCCGTGGAAGGACTACGCCGACGCCATCTTCGACGGGATGACAGAACGCGTCGCCGCGACGGCCATCGTCGCGTGGTTGTGGGCCGGTATGTTCGCCGAGACCATCCAGGTCGGCGGGTTCGTCGACGGCCTCGTCTGGGCCGCCGACGCCGTCAGCGTCGGCCCGTCGCTGTTCCCGGCGCTCACCTTCCTGCTCGCCGCCCTCCTCGCGACGGGCATCGGCACCGGCTACGGCACCGCTATCGCGTTCACCGCCTTGGTCTTCCCCGCGGGCGTCGCCCTCGGGGCCGACCCGGTGCTCCTGTTCGGCGCCATCCTCTCGGGGGCCGTCTTCGGCGACAACCTCGCGCCCGTCAGCGACACCACCATCGTCTCGGCGGTCACGCAGGACGCCGACATCGGCGGCGTCGTCGCCTCGCGGCTGAAATACGCCCTCATCGCGGCCGCACTCGCGTTCGTCGCCTACCTCGTCGCGGGCGCCGCGATGACCGGACAACCGGTCGACGCGGGCGCGGTCGGCGACGGCGCCTCGGCGCTCGGACTCGTCCACCTCGTCTCCATCGCCGTCGTCATCGCCACCGCCGTCGCCGGCCGACACATCATCGAGGCCGTCTCGTGGGGACTGCTCCTCTCGGCCGTCCTCAACGTCGTCCTCGGTCTCGCCCCGGTGTCGGCGATGCTGGCTTTCGAGGCGTCGCAGGAGTCGGGGCTCGTCCAGGCGGTCGACGCCCTGCCTATCCTCGGTGCGTTCGTCGTCCCCGTCGCACCCGGCGAGACGGCCGTCGCCGGGAGCCTGTACGCGGGCGCGCTGGGCTTCTTCCCGCTCATCGTCCTCGTTCTCCTCATCGTCGCGGGCGCGCAGGTGATGCAGCGCGGCGGTGCGTTCGACGCCATCCTGACCTTCCTGCTCGACAGCGTCGCCACCACCGTCCGCCGCGCGGAGACGACGATGGTGCTCGGCACCGCCCTCGTCAACGCCATGATAACCATCAACACCGCAGCCGAAATCGCCATCGCGCCGTACATCCGCACGCTCGGTCGGCGGTTCAACATCAACGGCTACCGCCGCGCGAACATCCTCGACGCCAACACCTCGGCGTTGGGGTACATCTTCCCGTGGGGCGGCGGCCTGCTGGCGGGGTACACCTCGATGCAGGGGCTCCCGCAGGAGTACGAGTGGTTCACGCAGGCGATGGTCGTCAACCCGGCCAGCGTCTGGCCGTACGTGTTCCACGGCTGGTTCCTCGTCGGCGTCTTCCTGTTCGCCGCGTGGACCGGCTACGGACTGGAGTACGTTCCCGACCGGGTGAGCGAGGAGGTGAAGCGCGTATGA
- a CDS encoding amidohydrolase: MTSADLVELRRDLHRHPEPAWREFYTTARLVDELETRDLDALYVGPEVLSEEDRMAVPDEAELEAWFDRAREAGAREDILDRLEGGYTGAVAVLEKGEGPTVGLRVDIDGLPITESDGDDHVPFSGGFRSENEGYMHACGHDAHATIGVGVLDAVAESDFEGTLKVFFQPGEEQIAGGKAMAKSGHLDDVDYLLAVHVGLDHPTGEIVAGIDGFLAVSHFEARFTGTPAHAGARPEEGDNAVQAMATAVQNLYGIPRHADGATRVNAGVVEGGTASNIIPEEASIGGEVRGETTELMQYMEEKGRRVVRSAAEMHGCEVDISTEGKAPSATSDGALASIVAAVARANDGVESVLENDVLGGSEDATYLMQEVQDNGGLAAYVGVGTDHPGGHHTRTFDVDEESIELGVEVLAGAILDVASSRP, encoded by the coding sequence ATGACGTCCGCCGACCTCGTCGAACTCCGACGCGACCTGCACCGCCACCCCGAACCCGCCTGGCGCGAGTTCTACACCACCGCCCGACTCGTCGACGAACTGGAGACGCGCGACCTGGACGCCCTCTACGTCGGCCCCGAGGTGCTCTCCGAGGAAGACCGGATGGCCGTCCCCGACGAGGCGGAACTGGAGGCGTGGTTCGACCGCGCCCGCGAGGCCGGCGCCCGCGAGGACATCCTCGACCGCCTCGAAGGCGGCTACACCGGCGCCGTGGCGGTGCTGGAGAAGGGCGAGGGACCGACGGTAGGCCTCCGCGTCGACATCGACGGCCTCCCCATCACCGAGTCCGACGGCGACGACCACGTCCCCTTCTCCGGCGGGTTCCGCTCGGAGAACGAGGGGTACATGCACGCCTGCGGGCACGACGCCCACGCGACCATCGGCGTCGGCGTCCTCGACGCCGTCGCGGAGAGCGACTTCGAGGGGACCCTGAAGGTGTTCTTCCAACCCGGCGAGGAGCAGATAGCCGGCGGGAAGGCGATGGCGAAGTCGGGCCACCTCGACGACGTGGACTACCTCCTCGCCGTCCACGTCGGCCTCGACCACCCGACCGGCGAAATCGTCGCCGGCATCGACGGCTTCCTCGCCGTCTCGCACTTCGAGGCGCGCTTCACGGGAACGCCGGCGCACGCCGGCGCGAGACCCGAGGAGGGCGACAACGCCGTGCAGGCGATGGCGACGGCGGTGCAGAACCTCTACGGCATCCCCCGGCACGCCGACGGCGCGACGCGCGTGAACGCCGGCGTCGTCGAGGGCGGCACCGCCTCGAACATCATCCCCGAGGAGGCGTCCATCGGCGGCGAGGTGCGCGGGGAGACCACCGAACTGATGCAGTACATGGAGGAGAAGGGGCGGCGGGTCGTCCGGTCGGCCGCCGAGATGCACGGCTGTGAGGTGGATATCTCGACGGAAGGAAAAGCGCCCTCCGCGACGAGCGACGGGGCTCTCGCCTCCATCGTCGCCGCCGTCGCGCGGGCGAACGACGGCGTCGAGTCGGTCCTCGAGAACGACGTGCTCGGCGGGAGCGAGGACGCGACGTACCTCATGCAGGAGGTGCAGGACAACGGCGGCCTCGCGGCGTACGTCGGCGTCGGCACCGACCACCCCGGCGGCCACCACACCCGGACGTTCGACGTGGACGAGGAGTCCATCGAACTCGGCGTCGAGGTGCTCGCGGGGGCGATTCTCGACGTCGCGTCGTCGCGGCCGTAG
- a CDS encoding DUF7513 family protein produces MSFWNKLTAGLRLRTATPAYEPGEELTAYVTGAEGSTLLVRVGDSVIELPDGDPSLVDATVRFEVESFDAATHRGRGRLLDVVEEAE; encoded by the coding sequence ATGAGCTTCTGGAACAAACTGACGGCCGGCCTCCGCCTCCGCACGGCGACGCCGGCGTACGAACCCGGCGAGGAACTCACCGCGTACGTCACCGGCGCCGAGGGGTCGACGCTCCTCGTCCGCGTCGGCGACTCGGTGATCGAACTGCCCGACGGGGACCCGTCGCTGGTGGACGCGACGGTGCGCTTCGAGGTGGAGTCGTTCGACGCGGCGACGCACCGCGGCCGCGGGCGACTGCTCGATGTGGTCGAAGAGGCGGAGTAG
- a CDS encoding uS10/mL48 family ribosomal protein gives MTFVTKLTFQSGNRYELEDQLSELQEMLERKGAECKGPHAAPPEHHTVPQYRNLAPGDEFSSWDYTVYSRKLEIHGNDHIAREVGHMDFPESLHVEIEVEQKKPLGHRNK, from the coding sequence ATGACCTTCGTAACCAAACTCACCTTCCAGAGCGGGAACCGCTACGAACTGGAGGACCAACTGTCGGAACTGCAGGAGATGCTCGAACGCAAGGGCGCCGAGTGCAAGGGGCCGCACGCCGCGCCGCCGGAGCACCACACCGTCCCGCAGTACCGGAACCTCGCCCCGGGCGACGAGTTCTCCTCGTGGGACTACACCGTCTACTCGCGGAAACTGGAGATACACGGCAACGACCACATCGCCCGCGAGGTGGGTCACATGGACTTCCCCGAGAGCCTCCACGTCGAGATAGAGGTCGAACAGAAGAAACCGCTCGGCCATCGCAACAAGTAA